Below is a window of Paramisgurnus dabryanus chromosome 20, PD_genome_1.1, whole genome shotgun sequence DNA.
atattggcccatttttattttggggtgaactattcctttaaatgaaaatatagtATTCATCAATAAAGATAACTGTATTGGCAGTATCTCTGCTGTgctttcatgattttttttttttgactcaTTCTTCAGTTTGTACATAGAGGAAAAATTCATTGCAGTTATGCTTTCACAACCACACACACAGAAAAGTCTGTTTCACAGTGACTAGACATTAAAAATTATGCAAGTCACAGATTGCACGAAGCAGAATCCTAATCGGTTTTAACCTCCCAGCCTGAACGTTGTGAAACAAGAGCTACTTGAAAATACAAACAGTAAAGCATtggaaaaaatacatttatttacagaaATTAACCAGGAAGCTATAATTTCAGAATCCGTATCTGTACAACGCATCCATTTATACAACATATATGATCTGTATTTGGCATTATgctttgaaaacaaaaaaaaaaaacttatgcaGAACAACCTATTAACATACTTGATTTCAAATCAtgatgaaaatgtaaaatcacatttataCACTGCCAAGTCGTTCAACTCGTGCAGAAATACTCTATAGTAACACCTTTAAGCATTTGCTATCAATAATCTGTGTTTTACCTGTATGAACAAATAAGTCATATGTGAAAAAGCAAATTATAGAATAAATCACTCGATGAGGATCGCTCATCATCACATACATATAACCAACTCACTGTAGTGTACCGCAACTAATGacctttaaaaacaaagttatgtATACTATGCATTTCCATACTGCTTTCAATATATTATCAGATATTTCACAGTTACAAGAGAGAGATGTCCAACAAAAGATCAAAATAAAAATCCAACATTTGGCATGTTCACCCAAATACACCTGTACCACGTGGTCTTTAAAACGACGCATTGTATTGGTGTAATAAAAAAAGGCCACTATCTCTAAAAAGATAATTTTTTCAGTAAATCAGTGTTGATAGCAACAATTATGATGCATTAGGTGCCaataattttaataatgaaGTGATCATTCAGCGAAGCAGAGCAAAGTCTCAAAAAAGCATGGCTATTCTGAatggtgtttgtttgtttgttaatttgtgttcatttaaatgataaaattgtGATTCCCTTAAACTTAGATATCAATAACCCAAAATGAACACAGTTGGATTATCAGATGCATTATGTGAAAGCAGGACAAGATTCCCAAAATTATAAAGAAAAGTCCAGGTGATATTTTATTGTGACatcaaaaaaagtattttgaaGAAAAAGAAGCTTATTTTTAAGAccattatttttttgcattgtgaCACAACATTAACACAAAGTATTCAAATAATCGGTTACCGAATTAGTATTCCATTGCCATGAAAATGTCACAATGCCAAAAAATACCTAATGGTCCATTTTTAAATCTGCTTTATTGCAAATCTATCTTTTGAGTTTAAGCTAAAGCCTGGACATTTTTACATGAGTTATCCAACAACAGCCACATAAAattgtttacatatttttttgcaaatgcAAATATCTGATTTACCCATTTCTGTCTGCATTAATATTACAGCATAATGCATTTATTAGACTGTTAAACTgttaatgagaaaaaaaaaccatCAGCAAAAGTGCTTCATGATTGGGTAACGTGGAGTCATACATTGAGCATTTCCAATCCGTCCAATCGGTTATAAAAACAACCActtcttaataataaaaaaacttctTGCAGTTATTTTCTTAAAACACCAAACCTCATAAAATGAGTAGCACACGACTTCCCAAAATCTGGTATCAAACAGAAAAATGCAGCTGAATTTCTGATCACATTCAAAACCCACGTCACAATCTCAAGGAGGAGTCTGTGAAAATATTGTAATGCACCACAGCTGTGTCTCTTAAAGCCATTTGAATCCCAATGATGATTGATGGATGCATGATGATCAGGCTTCTTCCACCTCGGGAAAATTAAGGATCTTGCGATGAGCTTGTCGGAGATACTGTTGCTGTTTGAAGTAAACTTTAAACATCCCTTTAATGGCCACAAATGCGATGCCACCCtgagacaaagagagagagagagagatgataaTGCATGTGCACGTATCACAGGAATACATTATCTtcactgcctgtgaaaacccagctcaagtattttttgtgattactaataaattaatacaaaataaaattagattatgagacgttatCCTGGATTTCACATTTTTTCTGAGGTCCTTCATACCAGAATTGTCCTCTGAAGGTTGGAGTTGACGCTGCTAAACATCAGTTTTCCCACGATGGTGGCGATGGTAGGGAACACGAGCGCTCCGCACAGGATCCGTGTGGCCGACACGTGATCAGCCAGGGGACTGGCCTCCGCCGGGATCCTGGGGACCGGACAGCCGATGCCTGCACATGACAACAGATTTGGTTACGGCCACTACCATATACACATTTATCATCCACACAATATCGACCACCAACCTACCTGGGAAAATACTGTTGAGGATCTGAAGCTTATTGGAGTATTTCCTCCAAAGGCGGAGCACGTAATCTTCCCAGCGAATCATCTTGCCCAGAATTAGCATGACTGGGATGGTGGGCAGGCCGATCAGCAGGAAGAGAGGATCGGCTCGTTCCATCACATCGAGACCTTCCTTATGACCCACAACCTGACAGACAGAGAACGAGAATGAACAAATGTAGTGTATATTAGGATTagttaattttcttaaaaaaaatccagataatttactcaccaccatgtcatccaaaatgttgatgtctttctttgttcagtcgagaagagattatgttttttgaggaaaacattccaggattatactttaatggaccccaacacttaatagttttaatgcagtttaaaattgacattaatttgtatcattcgacatacaacaacgtcggaacggtcctctttctccacacttgtaaacactggggcgtagtttggATGCGTCATCCGTGACCGCTTGATGTGATGAAGTATTATGCGTGGTTgggctggcgcgtcacaggaccggaagaagacgagaagttgtgttttaaaagtgcattttttttttttttttttgcaaaaaacgacaattgttttgctagataagacccttatgcctcgtttgggatcgtttagagtcctttgaaacggcaattttaaactgcattaaaactgttacgtgttggggtccattaaagtccattaaaatgagaaaaatcctggaatgactaaacaaagaaagacatcaacattttggatgacatgggggtgagtaaattatctggattttgaatggactaatcctttaagtaggGATGTTCATATATACCagttaaccgaaggtaagaatttatgactgattaatattatcagttaaaagaaaaaattgTTAACGCACAATGCCCACTTTGGTAAATGAAAAAGAGACAATCCCTCTTTGGATATTAACGCTTTCTCtgacagcatttaaaaaaaaagcatttttatgattttcacaaaagtttaatgccttccagaaaacgttcgtctttaaatatataaacatacaatatatcacatgaaaaaatattttatcagatatgtgcgtgtaccatatttttccactggcagcacgactaacatggcagggcatctccgggttcaaggtcagatattatatttcataaaagtcttaTTTAAAAATGGCAAAACAACCTGTTCTTTAGTAAAAATTAATAATCTAACCATGACCTTAGAATAGAAAATGTAACTAAATCAAGGCTTTGGGGAATCGAGACATTCctacaatttaatattaaaatcttatcagtTAACGATTAATGTTCAGTAAACAAGCTGCGGTTGTCGGTCAGGAAAATTAACTGAAATGAACATCATTATCTGTAAGTGATCATGTGTCCAACCTGCATAACCGTAACAGCCCCGTATGTGACGGCCGTCCAGTAAATGGATCCCACCATGATACCAGCAGCAGCAAACGGGCAAGCCTTTGAGATCAACCTGTCTGCCAGATCCAGAACATAGACCACGGGCCCTAcatagagacagagagaaagattATTAATCAAACGATCCCTGATCTCTCTGTGAGATTTAGTGCCCGTCCCTGTAGCTCAAAAGGTAAAGCATTaaattagcagtgcaaaaggttgtgggttcaaatCTCAAAGAACAAACGCACACACTAATGTAATAACGTATAGGCTGAATGCACTTGTAAGTTGTTttgtataaaagcatctgcaaaatgTATGAAATTGTGAGTTTCTGTCTGTCCAGCAGGGGGCAGAATGTGGAATTAATCCTCTTCTGAATTAATCATTGTTAAGTTAAAAAAAGGAATGGCAAAATAAGTCCCCAGACTGTGATGAa
It encodes the following:
- the marchf5 gene encoding E3 ubiquitin-protein ligase MARCHF5 — encoded protein: MSEEGAVVMQQIVDRSCWVCFATDEDDRTAEWVRPCRCRGSTKWVHQSCLQRWVDEKQRGNSTARVTCPQCNAEYLIVFPKLGPVVYVLDLADRLISKACPFAAAGIMVGSIYWTAVTYGAVTVMQVVGHKEGLDVMERADPLFLLIGLPTIPVMLILGKMIRWEDYVLRLWRKYSNKLQILNSIFPGIGCPVPRIPAEASPLADHVSATRILCGALVFPTIATIVGKLMFSSVNSNLQRTILGGIAFVAIKGMFKVYFKQQQYLRQAHRKILNFPEVEEA